AGCGCGCCCGCGGCCCAGGGCGCGTGGCGCGTGCCCCACAGCCGCCAGGCCGCGTCCTGCACCAGCCACAGCGTCGCCAGCGCCGCCAGCAGCGAGGGCAGCAGGAAGGCGACCCGCCAGTCGCGCAGCAGGGTCCAGCTGGCGGCCTGCATCCACATGAACACCGGCGGCTTCTCGGCGTAGAACTCGCGCCCGCGGCGTGGAACGAGCCAGTCGCCACCCTCCACCATCGTCTTGGCGGCCAGCACGAAGCGCGGTTCATCCGGCGGCGAGGGCTCGCGCAGGCCGATGCCCGCGGCCAGCGCCAGCAGGACCAGCAGCGCCGGCAGCAGCAGCCGGCGGAACCGGGAGGAAGGCGGGGAAGGGGACGGGACGGCGGGCGCGATCGGCATGGCCACGATCGTGGCCGTCGCCGCGTGGGAGAATCGTCGGAGCCGCCGCGTTCCGACCGCGTTCCGACACTGCTCCGACGTCTCCGGGCGCAGGCTGGCGCGCTCACCGGAGCCCCGCATGCGCCTGCTGGTCGTGGAAGACAACCAGAGCCTGGTCGCCAACCTCTTCGATTATTTCGAGGCGCGCGGCCACCTGCTCGACGCCGCGCCCGACGGTCCGACCGGCTACCACCTGGCCTCCACCCAGGCCTACGACGCGGTAGTGCTCGACTGGATGCTGCCGCGCCTGGACGGGCGCGAGGTGCTGCGGCGCCTGCGCGAGGCCGGCCACGACGTGCCGGTGCTGATGCTGACCGCGCGCGACGAGCTGCCGGACAAGATCGCCGGTTTCCGCGCCGGCGCCGACGACTACCTGACCAAGCCCTTCCAGCTGCCCGAGCTCGAGGTCCGCCTCGAGGCGCTGCTCGCGCGTGCGCAGGGCCGCCAGCGCGGCCGCGTGCTCGAGGTGGCCGACCTGCGCTACGACCTGACCACGCTCGACGTCACCCGCGCCGGCCGCACCCTGCACCTCTATCCGGCCTGCAGGAAGCTGCTGGAAGTGCTGATGCGCGCCAGCCCGGCGGCGGTCACCCGCGATCGGCTGGAGCAGGCGCTGTGGGGCGATGATCCGCCCGACGGCGACATGCTGCGCTCGCATGTCTACGAGCTCCGGCGCAGCATCGACGGCCCCTGGCCGGTGAAGCTGCTGCACACCCTGCCGCGGATCGGCTACCGCCTGGGCGAACCGCTGGGAGGCGAGGATGGCGGCTAGGGGCGGGAAGAGCCTGCGGCGGCGGATGGTGCAGGGCCTGGTGGCCTATGCGGTGCTGGTGTCCATCGCGGTCTACGCCTACGGCTGGATCATCAACGAACGCGCCGAGCAGCTGGTCTGGACCTCGCTGCTGGAAGCCGAGTTCAACCACATCGAAGGCCGGCAGGCGCTGTCGGCCGGCGAGCGCTGGGCCGACACGGAAACCATGCTGCTCTTTGGCGACGAACCCGGCAGCCCGCTTCCGGCAGCGCTCGAAGGCATGGCGCCGGGCCTCCACGACGAGGTGGTGTTCGACGGCAAAGAGTGGGCCGTGCTGATCCGCGAGATCGACGGCCAGCCCTGGGCGCTGGCGCTGGACATCGGCGACTTCGAGCGCCACGAGGCCTATGTCGCCGCCAGCGTGCTGGGCGCGATGCTGGTGATGGTGGTGCTGCTGGGCCTGGCGATCGGCTGGGGCGTGGACCGGCTGATGCGGCCGATGCGCCTGTTCGCGCAGGCGATCGCCGGGCTGCGCCCCGACCGCAGCGGCGAGCGCATCGAACTGCCGCCCGACGCCAGCGCCGAGCTGGCGGTGATCGCCGACGCGCTCAACGACTACATCGCGCGCAACGAGCTGTACGTGCAGCGCGAGCGCGTCTTCATCGACAGCATGAGCCACGAGCTGCGTACGCCGATCGCGGTGATCGGCGGCGCGGCCGAGCTGGCCGGCGCGCAGCCCGGCGTGCCC
The sequence above is a segment of the Luteimonas sp. MC1750 genome. Coding sequences within it:
- a CDS encoding HAMP domain-containing sensor histidine kinase, translating into MAARGGKSLRRRMVQGLVAYAVLVSIAVYAYGWIINERAEQLVWTSLLEAEFNHIEGRQALSAGERWADTETMLLFGDEPGSPLPAALEGMAPGLHDEVVFDGKEWAVLIREIDGQPWALALDIGDFERHEAYVAASVLGAMLVMVVLLGLAIGWGVDRLMRPMRLFAQAIAGLRPDRSGERIELPPDASAELAVIADALNDYIARNELYVQRERVFIDSMSHELRTPIAVIGGAAELAGAQPGVPEGARQQIARISRTGREIERLIALLLVLAKDPGRLAQASDRIDLAQLLPEIIDDHLPMARDKGLVVALEALLPCEILAPLPVVQAAIGNLLRNAIENSDSGRIDIRVEAGAVVIEDPGHGMTPEEISAIYARMARGGGGRERGGIGLDLISRLCEHLGWTLAISSRPGQGTTTRLDLSSARTGAGA
- a CDS encoding response regulator transcription factor, producing MRLLVVEDNQSLVANLFDYFEARGHLLDAAPDGPTGYHLASTQAYDAVVLDWMLPRLDGREVLRRLREAGHDVPVLMLTARDELPDKIAGFRAGADDYLTKPFQLPELEVRLEALLARAQGRQRGRVLEVADLRYDLTTLDVTRAGRTLHLYPACRKLLEVLMRASPAAVTRDRLEQALWGDDPPDGDMLRSHVYELRRSIDGPWPVKLLHTLPRIGYRLGEPLGGEDGG